A section of the Hevea brasiliensis isolate MT/VB/25A 57/8 chromosome 17, ASM3005281v1, whole genome shotgun sequence genome encodes:
- the LOC131175255 gene encoding uncharacterized protein LOC131175255, with product MAASSFGTSSPPVFDGQNYQLWAVKMKTYLRDFDLWEVVETGNGPPPLRANPTVTQLKHYAEESAKKYKSLSIIHAAVTETIFTRIMACDTGKEAWDRSKEEFQGSEKTKQMQVLNLRREYELLKMKESEPVKEYADRLMKIVNQIRLLGEDLPKKRVIKKVLVSLPEKFESKISSLEDSKDLSEISLAELVNSLQVVEQRKAYRLEDINESALLASQKGKA from the coding sequence ATGGCTGCCAGCAGCTTTGGAACTAGTTCACCACCAGTGTTTGATGGTCAAAATTATCAGCTTTGGGCTGTAAAAATGAAGACCTATCTGAGAGATTTTGATCTCTGGGAAGTAGTGGAGACTGGAAATGGTCCTCCACCATTGAGAGCCAACCCCACTGTGACTCAACTGAAGCACTATGCAGAAGAGAGTGCTAAGAAATACAAGTCCTTGTCCATCATTCATGCTGCAGTGACAGAGACAATTTTCACAAGAATTATGGCTTGTGATACGGGCAAGGAAGCTTGGGATAGATCAAAAGAAGAGTTTCAAGGGAGTGAAAAGACTAAGCAAATGCAAGTTTTAAACCTGAGAAGAGAATATGAGCTATTGAAAATGAAGGAGAGTGAACCAGTAAAGGAGTATGCTGATAGGCTCATGAAAATAGTAAATCAAATTAGGTTGCTTGGGGAAGATTTACCAAAGAAGAGGGTGATTAAAAAGGTGTTAGTGAGCTTGCCAGAAAAATTTGAGTCTAAAATTTCTTCCTTGGAAGACTCAAAAGATTTATCTGAGATATCTTTAGCTGAGTTGGTGAATTCCTTACAAGTTGTAGAGCAGAGGAAGGCTTACAGACTTGAAGATATAAATGAAAGTGCTCTACTTGCTAGTCAAAAGGGCAAAGCTTAG